The following are encoded together in the Bactrocera neohumeralis isolate Rockhampton chromosome 6, APGP_CSIRO_Bneo_wtdbg2-racon-allhic-juicebox.fasta_v2, whole genome shotgun sequence genome:
- the LOC126763704 gene encoding peptidoglycan-recognition protein SB1 codes for MTYLLRFVILTIALPACFAFRIQPRSSWNAVPARSPARIPGKVDYVIIHHSDNPNGCSTETECKRLIKNIQTDHKERRKFSDIGYNFIIAGDGNIYEGRGFGLQGSHAPSYNRNSIGIVFIGNFENTTPSQTMLQNAKDLMAHAVQKGYLKDNYTVLGHRQTKATACPGQRLYDEIKTWPHWKSL; via the exons ATGACCTACCTGCTGCGTTTCGTGATCTTGACGATCG CGCTTCCCGCCTGTTTTGCGTTCAGAATCCAGCCGCGCAGCTCCTGGAACGCGGTACCAGCTCGCTCGCCCGCGCGCATACCCGGAAAGGTCGACTATGTCATCATTCACCATTCGGACAATCCGAACGGTTGCAGCACCGAGACGGAGTGCAAGCGCCTCATCAAGAACATCCAGACTGATCACAAGGAGCGCCGCAAGTTCAGCGATATCGGCTACAACTTCATAATTGCCGGCGATGGCAACATCTACGAAGGCCGTGGCTTCGGCTTGCAGGGCTCGCACGCTCCCAGCTACAACCGCAACAGCATTGGCATTGTCTTCATCGGCAACTTTGAAA ATACGACACCCTCGCAGACAATGCTGCAGAACGCCAAAGACCTGATGGCACATGCGGTGCAAAAGGGTTATCTGAAGGACAATTACACAGTGCTGGGCCACAGACAAACCAAGGCGACTGCCTGCCCGGGACAGCGTTTGTACGACGAAATCAAAACATGGCCCCATTGGAAGAGTCTCTAA